A genome region from Solanum pennellii chromosome 12, SPENNV200 includes the following:
- the LOC107006957 gene encoding cytochrome P450 704C1-like, with product MSKLGEKQKGKKKYHPIVDSTTKQLINFHRIHDHMADLAAKYKTYRLESPFRREIYTSDPANIEYILKTNFDNYGKGDYHHEILKDFYGDGMFTVDGEKWKEQRKVSSPEFSKRVIREVNCVIFSKNVVKLANILDESANSKETVDIQDLLLKSSLDSVFQVAFGIELDSVCGSCEEGANRFIKALDDASEMSLLRYIDMFWKLKKALNFGSEAKLRKSMEIIDEYMYKLIRSKAEQLSQQCDPTEKAENIMSRFWHYSSTNPKYLRDILINFMGGGKDTTGTTLAWFILMLCRYPHVQEKLAEEIKETTNTKGGSGTISDFAANLKEEAVDKMHYLHAVLSETIRLYPAIPVNAKVCLQDDVFPDGYNVKKGDMVAYPPYAMGRMKYLWGDDAEEFKPERWLDENGSFKQESPFKFTAFQAGPRICIGKEFAYKNMKITAAVLMQFFVFKLSDDTKPVNYKTMLQLHIDGGLHVRAFRKISNY from the exons CTAGGAGAAAagcaaaaagggaaaaagaaataCCATCCAATTGTTGATTCTACGACGAAGCAACTCATAAACTTTCATCGTATCCACGATCACATGGCAGATCTTGCTGCAAAATACAAGACTTATCGACTTGAGAGCCCATTTCGGAGAGAGATATACACTTCTGATCCAGCTAACATTGAGTACATTCTAAAAACCAATTTCGACAACTATGGAAAG GGAGATTACCATCATGAGATTCTAAAAGACTTTTATGGAGACGGTATGTTTACTGTAGACGGTGAGAAATGGAAAGAACAGAGGAAAGTTTCAAGCCCTGAGTTCTCGAAAAGGGTTATAAGGGAAGTTAATTGTGTTATCTTCAGCAAAAATGTAGTCAAGCTTGCTAACATCTTAGATGAATCCGCAAATTCAAAAGAAACAGTAGATATTCAA GATTTGCTTTTGAAGTCAAGTTTGGATTCAGTATTTCAAGTTGCTTTCGGGATTGAACTTGACAGTGTATGTGGTTCATGTGAGGAAGGGGCTAACAGATTCATCAAAGCACTTGATGACGCGAGTGAAATGAGTCTTTTGCGATACATTGATATGTTCTGGAAATTAAAGAAGGCATTGAATTTTGGTTCCGAAGCAAAGTTGAGGAAAAGTATGGAAATCATAGACGAGTACATGTATAAGCTTATTCGTAGCAAAGCTGAACAGCTTTCACAACAATGCGATCCCACT GAGAAAGCAGAGAACATTATGTCAAGGTTCTGGCATTACTCTTCGACGAATCCAAAGTACTTGAGAGATATACTGATAAACTTCATGGGTGGTGGTAAAGACACAACAGGAACGACACTCGCGTGGTTTATTTTAATGCTCTGCAGGTATCCACATGTGCAGGAAAAACTGGCTgaagaaatcaaagaaacaacGAATACGAAAGGAGGCAGCGGAACAATTTCAGATTTTGCAGCCAATCTGAAAGAGGAAGCAGTGGATAAGATGCATTACCTTCATGCTGTTCTTTCCGAGACTATCAGACTATATCCAGCCATTCCTGTG AATGCCAAAGTATGCCTTCAAGATGATGTATTTCCAGACGGATATAATGTGAAGAAAGGAGATATGGTAGCGTACCCACCATACGCGATGGGTAGGATGAAATATCTGTGGGGTGATGACGCTGAAGAATTCAAGCCAGAACGATGGCTCGATGAGAATGGCTCCTTTAAGCAAGAAAGCCCCTTCAAATTTACTGCCTTCCAG GCTGGTCCAAGGATATGTATTGGAAAGGAATTTGCATACAAGAACATGAAGATTACTGCTGCAGTTTTAATGCAATTCTTTGTATTCAAATTGAGTGATGACACAAAGCCTGTGAACTACAAAACTATGCTTCAGCTTCATATAGATGGAGGATTACATGTTCGTGCCTTTCGTAAAATCAGCAACTACTAG